The following proteins are encoded in a genomic region of Rhizobium sp. CCGE531:
- a CDS encoding siderophore-interacting protein gives MNKADVNPPYDIFSVAVKKATLITPLLKRISVDAQEVSGLRADLSGQYLKVFVRDADGIRQPGRAYTVRRFNPKTSELELDFVLHGDEGNISRWASRAKAGDTLEISRPNTRSGISIDPETRNYLLFADETGLPAVAAIVEALPATAKARVFIEIANAKEMQPLSVEAAVSVRWLCRELGETLVDAANDLSIPSGSLVWLTAESGQVAAIRAGLKKQQSLQACAVHASGYWKKGVADHRDPD, from the coding sequence ATGAACAAAGCGGATGTAAATCCTCCCTACGATATCTTCAGTGTGGCGGTAAAAAAGGCGACGCTGATAACCCCGCTCTTGAAGCGCATAAGCGTGGACGCGCAGGAGGTATCGGGGCTGCGAGCGGATTTGTCTGGTCAATACCTTAAAGTCTTCGTTCGCGACGCCGATGGGATCCGCCAGCCTGGGCGTGCTTATACCGTCAGGCGATTCAATCCGAAGACGAGTGAACTCGAACTCGACTTCGTGCTGCACGGCGACGAGGGCAACATATCCCGGTGGGCGTCCCGAGCAAAAGCCGGTGATACCCTGGAAATAAGCAGGCCGAACACGCGGAGCGGAATCTCGATTGATCCGGAAACCAGGAACTATCTCCTTTTCGCAGACGAGACGGGTCTGCCGGCTGTCGCGGCCATCGTGGAGGCGCTTCCTGCAACAGCGAAAGCGCGCGTGTTCATTGAGATCGCCAATGCTAAGGAGATGCAGCCCTTAAGCGTAGAGGCGGCGGTTTCAGTGCGCTGGCTCTGCCGCGAGCTCGGCGAGACACTGGTTGATGCCGCTAACGATCTGTCCATCCCATCGGGTTCCCTCGTATGGCTAACAGCAGAATCAGGCCAGGTTGCTGCGATCAGGGCCGGGCTGAAAAAACAACAGTCGCTTCAGGCCTGCGCGGTTCATGCGAGCGGGTATTGGAAGAAAGGCGTGGCGGATCATCGCGATCCTGACTGA
- a CDS encoding FAD-dependent oxidoreductase — protein sequence MAVFPQKAKVVIIGLGGIVGASIAHHLIERGWDDIVGIDKSGIPTDIGSTAHASDFCYTTSHDFLSCWTTLYSIDFYDKLGHYARVGGLEVARVGDDDRMAEIKRKVTSGKAFGTRVSLVDPAEIKEKFPLIEESMVQGGMWDPDAGLVIPRSQTVAGKLIDQGEKSGKLQSFANTPAQSLIAKDGRISGVVTHRGTIEAEYVIVCAGLWGRLIAEMVGEDLPVMPVDHPLTFFGPYNEFAGTGKEIGFPLMRDQGNSAYMRDTGDPKTAEGGQIEWGYYEEKNPRLCHPRDLLEKHEARLSPSQRDLDMEQIIEPLERAMELTPILGELGYNEGHSFNGLLQVTTDGGPSVGESQKVRGLWYCVAIWVKDGPGFGKLVADWMTDGRTSIDHNKIDYSRFYPHMLEESFIESRCTEAAQKIYNPAVHPREPYATGRSVRRSPFWEREKELGGHFMELGGWERAHGYAANEHLLEKYGDRIPVRENEWDNRHFWRVSNAEHLALSEDCGIINLSHFAMYDIEGPDQVELLEWLCAAKIGGDANIGKGIYTHFLDDEGMVRADFTVIRMADRCRLIDGADAGPRDFHYMRRVAEDKGFDVTITDVTERYVTIGIWGPNARAKLQKVVESPESLSHDNFPFAAIKQIRIAGKNVTAFRISYVGEQGWELHMTYGDALPVWDALRSTGAIAVGVETYANSRRMEKSLRLQNADLLTEYNLLEADLARPKVKEADFRGKAKHLEYRAREHQPAMLCTLVVTDNVDSNGVARYPVGILPVMDPETGETLVDDLGRRSFTTSIAYGPTIGKNIALAYLPWSHAQEGRKLKVEYFGETYPVEVAGVGYKPLYDAENLKPRS from the coding sequence ATGGCAGTATTTCCTCAAAAGGCGAAGGTCGTCATCATCGGGCTTGGCGGTATCGTCGGTGCATCGATCGCCCACCATCTGATCGAACGCGGCTGGGACGATATTGTCGGCATCGACAAGTCCGGTATCCCAACCGATATCGGCTCGACCGCCCATGCTTCCGACTTCTGCTACACGACCAGCCATGATTTCCTCTCCTGCTGGACAACCCTCTATTCCATCGATTTCTACGATAAGCTCGGCCACTATGCCCGCGTCGGCGGCCTGGAAGTCGCCCGCGTCGGCGATGATGACCGCATGGCGGAAATCAAGCGCAAGGTCACCTCGGGCAAGGCCTTCGGCACGCGCGTGAGCCTGGTCGACCCAGCCGAGATCAAGGAGAAATTCCCGCTGATCGAGGAAAGCATGGTACAGGGCGGCATGTGGGATCCGGATGCCGGCCTCGTCATTCCCCGTTCGCAGACGGTTGCGGGTAAGCTGATCGATCAGGGCGAAAAGAGCGGCAAGCTGCAATCCTTCGCCAATACGCCGGCTCAATCACTCATTGCCAAGGACGGCCGCATCAGCGGCGTCGTCACCCACCGCGGCACGATCGAGGCCGAATATGTCATCGTCTGCGCCGGCCTCTGGGGCCGCCTGATCGCCGAAATGGTCGGCGAAGACCTGCCGGTCATGCCGGTCGACCACCCGCTGACCTTCTTCGGCCCCTATAATGAATTTGCCGGCACGGGCAAGGAAATCGGCTTCCCGCTGATGCGCGACCAGGGCAACTCAGCCTATATGCGCGACACCGGCGATCCGAAAACGGCCGAAGGCGGCCAGATCGAATGGGGTTACTACGAAGAGAAGAACCCGCGTCTCTGCCATCCGCGCGACCTCCTCGAAAAGCACGAGGCACGCCTTTCGCCTTCGCAACGCGACCTCGACATGGAACAGATCATCGAGCCGCTCGAACGCGCCATGGAACTGACGCCGATCCTCGGCGAGCTCGGCTATAACGAAGGCCATTCCTTCAACGGCCTGCTGCAGGTCACCACCGATGGCGGCCCTTCGGTCGGCGAAAGCCAGAAGGTTCGTGGGCTTTGGTATTGCGTCGCCATCTGGGTGAAGGATGGTCCGGGCTTCGGCAAGCTCGTCGCCGACTGGATGACGGACGGCCGCACGTCGATCGACCACAACAAGATCGATTATTCCCGCTTCTATCCGCATATGCTGGAAGAAAGTTTCATCGAAAGCCGCTGCACCGAGGCGGCGCAGAAGATCTACAATCCGGCCGTCCATCCGCGCGAACCTTACGCGACCGGCCGCAGTGTCCGCCGCTCGCCCTTCTGGGAGCGCGAAAAGGAACTCGGCGGCCATTTCATGGAGCTCGGCGGCTGGGAGCGCGCGCATGGCTACGCCGCAAACGAGCACCTGCTGGAAAAATACGGCGATCGCATACCGGTGCGCGAGAACGAATGGGACAACCGCCACTTCTGGCGCGTCTCCAATGCCGAGCATCTGGCCTTGAGCGAAGATTGCGGCATCATCAACCTCTCGCATTTCGCCATGTATGACATCGAAGGGCCTGACCAAGTCGAGCTGCTGGAATGGCTCTGCGCGGCCAAGATCGGCGGCGACGCCAACATCGGCAAGGGCATCTATACCCACTTCCTCGACGACGAGGGCATGGTGCGCGCCGATTTCACCGTGATCCGCATGGCCGATCGTTGCCGTCTCATCGACGGCGCCGATGCCGGTCCGCGTGATTTCCACTACATGCGTCGTGTTGCCGAGGATAAGGGTTTCGACGTCACCATCACCGACGTCACCGAACGTTACGTCACGATCGGCATCTGGGGACCGAATGCCCGCGCCAAGCTGCAGAAAGTGGTCGAAAGCCCGGAAAGTCTGTCGCACGACAACTTCCCCTTCGCCGCGATCAAGCAGATCCGCATCGCCGGCAAGAATGTCACCGCGTTCCGCATTTCTTATGTCGGCGAGCAGGGCTGGGAACTGCACATGACCTATGGCGATGCGCTTCCGGTATGGGATGCGCTGCGCTCGACGGGCGCCATCGCCGTCGGCGTCGAGACCTATGCCAACAGCCGCCGCATGGAAAAGAGCCTTCGCCTGCAGAATGCCGACCTGCTGACGGAATATAATCTGCTCGAAGCCGATCTCGCCCGCCCGAAGGTCAAGGAAGCCGATTTCCGCGGCAAGGCGAAGCACCTCGAATATCGCGCCCGCGAACACCAGCCCGCCATGCTCTGCACGCTCGTCGTTACCGATAATGTGGATTCCAACGGCGTGGCACGCTACCCCGTCGGCATCCTGCCGGTCATGGACCCCGAAACCGGCGAAACCCTCGTCGACGATCTCGGCCGCCGCTCCTTCACCACATCGATCGCCTACGGCCCGACCATCGGCAAGAATATCGCGCTGGCCTACCTCCCCTGGTCCCATGCCCAGGAAGGCCGCAAGCTGAAGGTCGAATATTTCGGCGAGACCTACCCGGTGGAAGTAGCGGGCGTCGGCTACAAGCCGCTCTACGACGCGGAGAACCTGAAGCCGAGGAGCTGA
- a CDS encoding helix-turn-helix transcriptional regulator: protein MDHDLTISVSNATPETLDDGDEALGDQRVVFRWHHYPSAHVVSRHLHARVQLVCVFAGVVVVETDDGRFMTPPGHGLLVPAGLPHSHIVVSDVAMVSVYLNPTDGAGRKEPFVFEVTDLARSLLLEAVKLQEAAIANTRSCLVQELLLEEITNLEEKHLALSFPSDLRLAGLCRGFLEAPTPGDHIDDWAGRLGMSRRAFTRFFRRETGVSFLDWRQQAIVFASMPRLSAGQPVTSVALEAGYRNIGAFTTMFRRVMGLPPKRYAEKGRSFTKR, encoded by the coding sequence ATGGATCATGATCTCACGATTTCGGTGTCGAACGCGACACCCGAAACGCTTGATGATGGCGATGAAGCCCTTGGCGACCAGCGTGTCGTTTTCCGATGGCATCATTACCCGTCGGCTCACGTTGTTTCCCGCCATCTTCACGCCCGTGTCCAGCTTGTCTGCGTCTTTGCCGGCGTGGTCGTTGTGGAAACGGACGATGGGCGCTTCATGACGCCGCCCGGCCATGGCCTCCTGGTGCCTGCTGGACTGCCGCACTCTCACATCGTCGTCAGCGACGTTGCGATGGTTTCCGTTTACTTGAATCCGACGGATGGCGCCGGGCGAAAAGAGCCGTTTGTTTTCGAGGTGACGGATCTCGCTCGTAGCCTCTTGCTGGAAGCCGTCAAACTTCAGGAAGCTGCCATCGCGAACACAAGGTCTTGTCTCGTGCAGGAACTCCTGCTCGAAGAGATCACGAATCTGGAAGAAAAACATCTTGCGCTCTCGTTTCCGTCAGATCTAAGGCTGGCAGGACTATGCCGAGGCTTTTTGGAAGCTCCGACGCCAGGCGATCATATTGATGACTGGGCGGGGAGGCTGGGGATGAGCCGCAGAGCCTTCACGCGGTTTTTCCGCCGAGAGACGGGCGTAAGCTTTCTCGATTGGCGCCAACAGGCAATAGTGTTTGCAAGCATGCCTCGTCTTTCGGCGGGACAGCCGGTGACATCAGTCGCGCTCGAGGCGGGTTATCGTAATATCGGCGCCTTCACCACCATGTTCCGTCGGGTCATGGGTCTTCCCCCAAAACGGTATGCCGAAAAGGGCAGGTCCTTCACCAAGCGCTGA
- a CDS encoding carboxypeptidase, with product MSFRQMVPCLVLALSLISATASAAPPEQGHGAGASTGGGSVLSLLPADAASDHVLNAYGKTIPYTATAGTLDLFGQDGQRSAAIFYTAYAAKNRDANRPVTFVFNGGPGAASAFLNLGLVGPRIVDFGPDGRDGANARLVDNPQSWLEFTDLVLIDPIGTGWSRTVKPDDQNDFYSVSSDAESLAKAIALYVSHNGRAASPKYILGESYGGLRSVKVANSLRGDQGILISGIVMLSPLLEGRFVFGDSGDALGAALELPSLAAAELERQNAFSEKAVQDAQAFALNEYLPVLAGQPPSGDNGRAFYGRLAKLTGIPEDVVAKNQGFLSQVYRKHSDGNGADVASAYDASFLAPDPYPQSEAEHGGDPVLDGFVRAYGGAFSSYARDELGFHTDMTYTLLSETVNREWKWGGRNGGSRVTAGAADDLKELLSLSPSFRVLVGQGYSDLIIPFGVNKYVLDHLPQTLAGRVALKLYRGGHMFYTRPTSREQFTMDARAFYARQVQAAPAAKSN from the coding sequence ATGTCTTTTCGCCAGATGGTTCCTTGCCTGGTGTTGGCTCTTTCGCTGATATCCGCGACGGCATCCGCCGCGCCACCCGAGCAAGGTCATGGCGCCGGCGCATCTACTGGTGGCGGTAGCGTCCTCTCGCTCCTGCCGGCGGATGCCGCAAGCGACCACGTGCTCAATGCGTATGGCAAGACCATTCCCTATACGGCAACGGCCGGGACGCTCGATCTCTTCGGTCAGGACGGCCAGCGCAGTGCGGCAATCTTCTACACCGCCTATGCCGCGAAGAACCGCGATGCGAACCGGCCCGTGACCTTCGTGTTCAACGGTGGGCCGGGCGCGGCTTCAGCCTTCCTCAATCTCGGGCTCGTCGGCCCGCGCATTGTCGATTTTGGTCCGGATGGCCGCGATGGCGCCAATGCCAGGCTGGTCGACAATCCGCAAAGCTGGCTCGAATTCACCGATCTCGTATTGATCGACCCGATCGGTACCGGCTGGAGCCGGACGGTGAAGCCTGATGACCAGAATGATTTCTATAGCGTGAGCAGCGATGCCGAAAGCTTGGCCAAAGCGATTGCTCTTTACGTCAGCCATAACGGTCGAGCCGCGTCGCCGAAGTATATTCTCGGCGAAAGCTATGGCGGCCTTCGCTCGGTCAAGGTCGCCAACAGCCTGCGCGGGGATCAGGGCATTCTGATCTCCGGAATCGTCATGCTTTCGCCCCTGCTGGAGGGCCGATTCGTCTTCGGCGATAGTGGAGATGCGCTCGGCGCTGCCCTGGAGCTGCCTTCCCTGGCGGCCGCCGAGCTGGAACGGCAAAATGCCTTCAGCGAGAAAGCGGTCCAGGATGCCCAGGCCTTCGCCTTGAATGAATATCTGCCTGTTCTTGCCGGGCAGCCGCCGTCGGGCGATAACGGCCGGGCCTTCTATGGTCGTCTGGCGAAGCTGACCGGCATTCCCGAAGATGTCGTCGCCAAGAACCAGGGCTTTCTCAGTCAAGTCTACCGCAAGCATTCCGATGGGAACGGCGCGGATGTGGCGAGTGCCTATGACGCCTCCTTCCTGGCACCGGATCCTTATCCGCAATCGGAGGCGGAGCACGGTGGCGATCCGGTTCTCGACGGTTTCGTCCGCGCCTATGGCGGCGCCTTTTCGAGCTATGCCCGCGATGAGCTGGGCTTCCACACCGACATGACCTACACGCTGCTGTCTGAAACCGTGAACAGGGAGTGGAAATGGGGCGGGCGGAACGGCGGCTCGCGCGTGACCGCCGGTGCCGCCGACGATCTCAAGGAGCTGCTGTCGCTGTCGCCATCCTTCCGGGTTCTGGTAGGGCAGGGTTACAGCGATCTCATCATTCCCTTCGGCGTCAACAAATATGTGCTCGACCACTTGCCGCAGACCCTTGCCGGTCGCGTGGCGCTGAAGCTCTATCGCGGCGGTCACATGTTCTACACGCGGCCGACGTCACGCGAGCAGTTCACCATGGATGCAAGGGCCTTTTATGCCCGGCAGGTTCAGGCAGCGCCGGCGGCAAAATCGAATTAG
- a CDS encoding dienelactone hydrolase family protein, with the protein MKQDIEIKTADGTAKAALFRPGNGASSEHGVILYMDAMGPRASLDGMAQRLADAGHIVLLPDLFYRFGAYGPFDGSAFGNPASRETIMTMLRGTTQEMTRNDSAAFLDALSAAGARDPAGVVGYCMGGGRALTAAAAYPDRITAAASFHGGNLASEADDSPHRLAANLKARVYVGVAGVDNSFPPEQSARLAEALRTGGVDHTIENYVGMAHGWTVPDHGAYDEIGAERHWKRLLNLFAEAFA; encoded by the coding sequence ATGAAACAGGATATCGAAATCAAGACAGCCGACGGGACTGCCAAGGCCGCCCTCTTCCGCCCCGGCAACGGCGCTTCCTCCGAACATGGCGTGATCCTTTATATGGATGCCATGGGTCCCCGCGCTTCGCTTGACGGCATGGCGCAGCGGCTGGCGGATGCGGGCCATATCGTGCTGCTTCCCGATCTCTTCTATCGCTTTGGCGCTTACGGCCCCTTCGATGGCAGTGCCTTCGGCAATCCGGCATCCCGCGAGACGATCATGACGATGCTGCGCGGCACGACACAGGAAATGACCAGGAACGACAGCGCCGCCTTCCTCGATGCGCTGTCGGCCGCCGGCGCCAGGGATCCGGCCGGCGTGGTCGGCTATTGCATGGGCGGAGGCCGCGCCCTGACAGCCGCTGCCGCCTATCCCGATCGCATCACGGCAGCCGCGAGCTTCCATGGCGGCAATCTTGCCAGCGAGGCGGACGACAGCCCACATCGTCTTGCCGCCAATCTCAAGGCGCGCGTCTATGTTGGTGTCGCAGGCGTCGACAACAGCTTTCCGCCGGAGCAATCGGCTCGCCTCGCCGAGGCGCTGCGCACCGGCGGGGTGGATCACACCATCGAAAATTATGTCGGCATGGCGCATGGATGGACGGTGCCGGATCATGGCGCCTATGACGAGATCGGCGCCGAAAGGCATTGGAAACGACTGCTGAACCTGTTCGCCGAGGCTTTCGCCTAA
- a CDS encoding isochorismatase family protein — MRKSNGLRYEGSAIGRASFALCAGFAVLCAGFSVAFPSAAAAQTIIDDWQNVKPPAPPELKQVTVDPKMTALLILDFNGAQDPTKGPCNKNTKPRCLASVPKVKTLLDQARAKEMLVVFSLAGTGQAQDIATALAPLASEPVVKSGADKFIGTNLRGILSDKGIKTIIVTGTASEGAVLDTATDAALNGMNIVLPVDGMSSTELYGEQYVAWHMVNAPGVSQKTTLTSIDRIKF; from the coding sequence ATGCGGAAGAGCAATGGACTTCGATATGAAGGCAGCGCGATAGGCAGGGCAAGCTTTGCGTTGTGCGCAGGTTTTGCGGTTCTTTGTGCGGGTTTCAGCGTCGCTTTTCCGTCAGCTGCGGCAGCGCAAACGATTATCGACGACTGGCAGAATGTGAAGCCGCCGGCACCGCCGGAGCTGAAGCAGGTTACGGTCGATCCGAAGATGACGGCGCTGTTGATCCTCGATTTCAACGGCGCGCAGGATCCGACCAAGGGACCGTGCAACAAGAATACCAAACCGCGCTGCCTCGCCTCCGTGCCCAAGGTGAAAACCCTGCTCGATCAGGCCCGCGCCAAGGAGATGCTCGTCGTTTTCAGTCTGGCGGGTACTGGCCAGGCGCAGGATATCGCGACCGCGCTGGCACCTTTGGCAAGCGAGCCGGTCGTCAAATCCGGGGCGGATAAGTTCATCGGCACCAATCTGCGCGGCATTCTCTCCGACAAGGGCATCAAGACCATCATCGTGACCGGCACGGCCTCGGAAGGTGCGGTGCTCGATACGGCAACAGACGCAGCGCTCAACGGCATGAATATCGTGCTGCCCGTCGACGGCATGTCGTCCACCGAGCTCTACGGCGAGCAATATGTGGCCTGGCACATGGTCAACGCGCCCGGTGTCTCGCAGAAAACGACGCTGACCAGCATCGACCGGATCAAGTTCTGA
- a CDS encoding amino acid ABC transporter substrate-binding protein, with protein sequence MPANCMRRLVLAGIVLGISVCTAAAAQTLDLIAQKGTIRIGYISDEEPFSFKKKDGNPTGYAIDLCGKIADAVGRKVANLKHDYVQTTLGDGFDAVKSGQIDLLCGALTISLGRRQNVDFSQPIFITGASALLRKDSPDYLMALFLDKRLAQVSAKPAPATSTIGVRADTTTGATLRDALGSDVPKTRITDFATHQDGLNALENHKIDAYFADRALLFDLASHARTPSALAIGNRLFTHEPYGIALRQDDSSFRLLVDQALTETYRSDDFAKLLTTYFGEEGPILRREIMMQSIPQ encoded by the coding sequence ATGCCGGCAAATTGCATGAGACGACTGGTTCTGGCAGGTATTGTCCTCGGGATATCCGTCTGCACGGCCGCCGCCGCACAGACGCTCGACCTCATCGCCCAAAAAGGCACGATCCGTATCGGCTATATCAGCGACGAAGAACCATTCTCCTTCAAGAAGAAGGATGGCAACCCGACGGGCTATGCGATTGATCTCTGCGGCAAGATAGCCGATGCTGTCGGACGCAAGGTCGCCAATTTGAAGCACGATTACGTGCAAACCACGCTCGGGGACGGCTTCGATGCGGTAAAGAGCGGCCAGATCGACCTTCTCTGTGGTGCCCTGACCATCAGTCTTGGCCGGCGCCAAAACGTCGACTTCTCGCAACCGATCTTCATCACCGGCGCCAGCGCCCTGCTGCGCAAGGATTCACCCGATTATCTGATGGCTCTGTTCCTCGACAAGCGGCTGGCGCAGGTCTCCGCCAAGCCGGCGCCTGCGACGAGCACGATCGGCGTTCGCGCCGACACGACAACGGGCGCAACGCTACGCGATGCACTGGGTTCCGACGTGCCGAAGACTCGCATCACCGATTTCGCCACGCATCAGGATGGCTTGAATGCGCTCGAAAACCACAAGATCGACGCCTATTTCGCCGATCGCGCCCTGCTCTTCGATCTGGCATCGCATGCCCGCACCCCTTCCGCGCTTGCCATCGGCAATCGTCTGTTCACGCACGAGCCCTATGGCATCGCGCTCCGGCAAGACGATTCCAGCTTCCGCCTCCTCGTCGATCAGGCGCTGACCGAGACCTACCGATCGGATGATTTCGCCAAATTGCTGACGACCTATTTCGGCGAAGAAGGCCCGATCCTGCGTCGCGAGATCATGATGCAATCCATCCCGCAATAA
- a CDS encoding alpha/beta hydrolase produces the protein MERTGPFVVTGMSVEVRGAKLQTQAFGDPSGPPIVLIIGMMVSMLWWPDRFCEAFAARQRYVIRYDQRDTGLSTHDPQGEPRYSFSDLADDAIAILDGYGLETAHVAGMSMGAAVAQEVALRHPRRVRTVTLISTSPLAVEGLPSSTRAYQEHSRSAEAIDWSNLEDIADFLRRETAMLAGTRHPHDPDAASALIARDMARAPSFVSATNHFTLVSEERPTRLQASDIKLPVLAIHGTADPLFPIEYGEAFTKVVQNGRLHRFDGGGHEIHEGDIDEMVQAIIDHTA, from the coding sequence ATGGAACGAACGGGACCATTCGTCGTCACCGGGATGTCAGTCGAGGTCAGGGGAGCGAAGCTGCAGACCCAGGCTTTCGGTGATCCCTCCGGTCCGCCCATAGTATTGATCATAGGGATGATGGTTTCAATGCTGTGGTGGCCGGACAGGTTCTGCGAGGCGTTCGCCGCCCGCCAGCGCTATGTGATCCGATACGACCAGCGCGACACCGGCCTCTCGACGCACGATCCGCAAGGCGAGCCCCGTTATTCGTTCAGCGATCTGGCCGACGATGCCATCGCCATTCTCGACGGCTATGGATTGGAAACGGCGCATGTGGCGGGCATGTCGATGGGCGCCGCCGTTGCGCAGGAAGTAGCGTTGCGCCATCCCCGGCGTGTGCGGACGGTCACGCTGATCAGCACATCACCGCTTGCGGTCGAGGGTTTGCCCTCCTCGACAAGAGCCTATCAGGAGCATTCCAGGTCGGCCGAAGCAATCGACTGGTCGAACCTTGAGGATATCGCCGATTTTCTGCGTCGCGAGACGGCCATGCTTGCCGGCACCAGGCATCCGCATGATCCTGATGCTGCAAGTGCCTTGATCGCCCGCGACATGGCGCGGGCGCCGTCATTTGTCAGCGCCACGAACCATTTCACGCTCGTGAGTGAGGAAAGGCCTACAAGGCTGCAGGCCTCCGATATCAAGCTGCCGGTCCTTGCGATCCACGGCACAGCGGATCCGCTGTTTCCCATAGAGTACGGGGAGGCCTTCACCAAGGTCGTGCAAAATGGACGGCTGCACCGGTTCGATGGTGGAGGGCACGAGATCCATGAAGGCGACATTGACGAGATGGTGCAGGCCATCATCGATCACACGGCCTAA
- a CDS encoding MFS transporter: MTDSKLKLVRRDFATNPQADAQLRGSKRATRLSFFISGFALACWAPMVPYAQSRIDADSATLGSVLLCLGLGAVVGMPTAGIVSNKMGSRPVLIAGAVGLATVLPLMAVLANPITLAIALLLFGCSIGAIDVATNMHGAEVQDLAGVPLMSGFHGVYSIGGLVGAAGMTFLVAVGPGVLAASAVASLVMIICIVWAVPGFLKTKPASDEASFAIPRGGVLLVGLLLMVIFLAEGAMLDWGAILLTSKKLDVSFSGSGYALFAIAMTVSRFVGDKAVERLGQSRMLFAGISVAALGIIFTAFAETVLMTLTAITIAGLAAGNIVPILFSLAAVQQSMPTPQAIAATGTLGYAGILIGPALIGHAAELVGLANAIAGVGLLAIVALLLIPAISFRQSTIAAPHGVI, from the coding sequence ATGACAGATTCCAAATTGAAACTGGTCCGCAGGGATTTTGCGACCAACCCCCAGGCTGATGCGCAGTTGCGAGGCAGTAAGCGCGCAACGCGGCTTTCGTTCTTCATTTCAGGCTTCGCGCTGGCATGCTGGGCACCGATGGTGCCGTATGCGCAAAGCCGCATCGACGCAGATTCCGCAACCCTCGGATCGGTGCTTCTGTGCCTTGGTCTTGGCGCGGTCGTGGGCATGCCGACTGCAGGTATAGTGTCCAACAAAATGGGAAGCAGGCCAGTCCTGATTGCCGGAGCTGTGGGCTTAGCCACGGTGCTGCCTCTCATGGCGGTGCTGGCGAACCCCATAACCCTCGCAATCGCACTTCTACTGTTTGGTTGCTCAATCGGCGCGATTGATGTCGCCACCAACATGCATGGAGCTGAAGTTCAAGACCTCGCAGGCGTGCCGCTGATGTCAGGGTTTCACGGCGTCTACAGTATCGGGGGACTGGTGGGGGCGGCAGGTATGACCTTTCTTGTTGCGGTCGGGCCTGGTGTCCTTGCCGCTTCCGCGGTTGCGTCACTGGTTATGATCATCTGCATTGTTTGGGCGGTCCCAGGATTTCTCAAGACGAAGCCAGCGTCGGACGAGGCGTCTTTTGCGATTCCCAGAGGAGGGGTGCTCCTCGTCGGCTTGCTCTTGATGGTCATCTTCCTGGCGGAAGGCGCGATGCTCGACTGGGGAGCCATTTTGCTGACCTCCAAGAAATTGGACGTCTCATTTTCAGGAAGCGGCTATGCTCTCTTCGCGATCGCGATGACCGTTAGTAGATTTGTAGGCGACAAAGCGGTTGAACGCCTCGGGCAGTCCAGGATGCTCTTCGCCGGCATTTCAGTGGCTGCGTTGGGTATCATCTTCACAGCCTTCGCCGAGACGGTCTTGATGACCTTGACGGCCATCACTATCGCAGGGCTGGCTGCGGGAAATATTGTCCCGATCCTTTTCTCGCTCGCCGCGGTACAGCAATCGATGCCGACGCCCCAAGCGATCGCCGCGACGGGAACGCTTGGTTATGCTGGAATTTTGATTGGACCCGCACTCATCGGTCACGCTGCCGAACTCGTTGGGCTTGCAAATGCAATTGCTGGCGTCGGCCTATTGGCAATCGTCGCCCTGCTTCTCATTCCAGCGATCTCATTTCGCCAATCGACGATTGCGGCTCCGCATGGAGTGATCTGA